The following coding sequences are from one Arachis hypogaea cultivar Tifrunner chromosome 7, arahy.Tifrunner.gnm2.J5K5, whole genome shotgun sequence window:
- the LOC112701536 gene encoding uncharacterized protein, whose amino-acid sequence MDLTQGGVSRKLQLEELECLRNEAYENARIYKEKTKAFHDHHIRKKDFQEGDEVLFYNSRLRFMPGKLCSRWEGPFKVKEIMPYGVVELFDPKSEATFKVNEHRVKKYHGDKLPRELEVFLLEDAPKEGEV is encoded by the coding sequence ATGGATTTGACCCAAGGAGGAGTATCCAGAAAATTACAGCTAGAGGAGCTCGAATGTTTGAGGAATgaggcatatgagaatgcccggatcTATAAGGAGAAAACGAAAGCATTCCATGACCACCACATCCGGAAAAAGGATTTCCAAGAGGGTGATGAGGTGCTCTTCTACAATTCGAGGCTTCGtttcatgcctggcaagctctgttctagatgggaaggacctttcaaggtaaAAGAGATAATGCCTTATGGAGTGGTGGAGttgtttgatcctaaaagtgaagcAACCTTCAAGGTGAACgaacatagagtgaagaagtaccatggcgACAAGCTCCCAAGggagctagaggtgttcctacTGGAGGATGCACCTAAAGAAGGAGAAGTTTGA